The stretch of DNA CTTGTCCAATTCatcactgcagcagcagcaacactaGTATCCCATACAGTCAGAGAAAGAGACGACGTGCATAATATCTCGAGTATTTTCctcagtgcatgtgtttgtcggtGTGCTTGGGCGAGGGGGGGTGAATGGCCGAGGTTTAGCAAGGTAGAGCCTGACTGGAGGACAGAAAAGGAGTGGCTTGCTGCACAAGGGGGGACGCGGCGGGGGAAACAATGCCGACTGCATGCGCTAATCAATGGCTGGGCCACACAGGCGGGAGTGACAGCAGCAGGGGTGCACGGCCAGTTGTCTTGGCAACCCCAGCCTTCTGGGCCGTTGCAGCGCTGGGTCTCACCCTGGCGAGCGCGAGCGAACATCTGCCCACTGCAGGGATGGAGGGAATTGTGGGAGATGAAttgagaggggagggagggaggaggtgtgtgtgtgtgtggggaggagagTGGGGATAGGGATGGGGGGTTGAATAATTACCCGCACCGCCCAATAAGAGGGAGGGAATTTGTTTATAATCACCAGTTCCTTCGGGTGATTTGACAAATGTCTGGACCTCACTTGCATCAtcctgctctctcgctctcccactctctctctctcctttcttcctgaAATGGTTTCTGTCACCGAGAGCTGGGCCTGCCTGTACTGATGGATGACTGGATGGAGATGGAAAAATGAGAAatgggagatggagggaaagaaccAAAGGGATGGGTGTGACAGGCGGCATAAATTAGGCCCCCCAACAGTGCTGCGAGAGGAGCACAGCGTAATTAACAAATCTGTGCAGGTTGAATGTCACCCAGTGCACGGAAGGCGCGTCCTTTCTTCTGTCAGCCAAAGCTGTTTATAACGACAACATGATAGGTGGGTTTCACAGGCAGGGGCAGCTCTTTGGGAGATGCTGTCGTCAAAGAAACAAGACACCTGacaaaaaaatcaatttaatCAACCTTTTGTTTAAAACTGAATGCAAGGACGCTTTTACAAAATCCTGACCTGCAGAGAGTGTAAATGTGGTCTTTAGTGGACAGTCTTTTGAGTAAACTTAAAAACACTGTCTGTGTGATCAgtaatgtgtgtgcctgtgcgcgtctgtgtgcgtgtgtttgtgtgcgagaGCGGAGCAGACGTGCCGTGCTACATTAACTCCTCAATCTTGTGAGTGTAATGTGTTTCTGACGTGTGATTACGGCGCCAGCCCCCGGGGCCAGCCAGGGAGGACaccatgatggagtggcatggGCCTGATGGgagattttctttcttttttttccattttttttttgcagagcaCAGAAACGAGGTTGAAAGAGAGGAGTCTGTTGCGCTAGCAGAGAtaagaggaaagaaagacaacCTCTCGGGAATTCAGTGGCCTCTCACATGAGTGTGGAGACGTGATGTAAATACCACTTGAGGTCAATGATCACTTTAAAATGGTTGGCTGTTGGGCCATACCGATTTATTGCGTTTTGAAAGAAGAGAAACAGTTAGTCACAGATCAAGGCTGAGAAATTACGTTAATTAAACACAGAGATCTATATGTAGAGAtaagatgtacacacacatcattgtgtgtgtgtgtgtgtgtgtgtgtgagaaagagagagacagagaaagtgtcTTATCAAAATGGGTTACTCTGAAGATCAATGCCAAATGACGAGGAAAAGCAAACTTAACATTTCAATAGAGGATTAGAAAAATACGTTTACTCACAATTATCAATTACAAACGGCATTAAATTAGACTAATTTCACAAGATATCTCCAGTTTAGTACTACAATTTCACATAATCATCACCATCTATTCAGCCAATGATGGAAACGTTTTACTACAAATTGCTTGTGGCTTGTGTGCACGGAGATTCCGAGTAGAACCTAACCTGGGTTACATGGCATGACATGCGCTCTGAGGAGAACAACTCAGTAAAGACCATTCAGTGTGTGATGACCTTAAGATTTTCATCAGAGCGCAATCTTATGCATCTAAACCACAGCCCTTTTCCAACTGATACATACAGTTAAGGCTCTGTGCTCCACTGTGtatcaggttgtgtgtgtgtgtttgtatgtatgcgtaagagtctgtgtgtgtgtgtgtgtgtgtgtgtgtgtgtgtgtgtgtgtgtgtgtgtgtgtgtaagcgaggAGAGAGCGCTGCTCTATCTACGTGGAGTCATCGTCATCGCCCGCCGGGAGGCACTGGTGTGCCCAGCTCCGCTGTGGCCGCGGCGAGACCACGCGACGTGACCGGTAATGAGGCATGTCATTCGAGCACTGCGCCTTGATGAGGAGTCATGGCATGAATGAGAACAGAAGCCATGGGACTGAGAGTGGGGCACTACATGCCCCCACACAACCATCCGACATCCACACAATCCAGCCAGCAAGAGTTCAGTTGCATTCTCACCCAcacaaaggggagagagagctgttATGAGAGGCACCCATGTTGCTGGCTACAAATTAGACATCTATAGATGTCATCTATAAATGCATCTCTTGTAATTTAAGGGTTGATCattgattacattttttaacagTGTTTTAAAGCAACCATGCAAAATGCGTTGGTGCTGAAGGTTCACGATTGGCCTTCATCACCATTGAAAGGGGCTTTAATACAGTGAAATCATTATCagtctccctcctcttcctctgttggCTAACAACCTGTTTTTAAGAGGAGATCATTGCACAAGTCTGGTcatcaaataaaatatttattaaTATGAAATAACACCGTCTCTGGTCAAATATTGACACCCATCAGGTTAACTGGCCTGTTATTGTAGCGCTTTGAAATGTCTGCTTCAATCTGCAAgggcacaaaaacaaaacaaagcacacagtcaggcacacatgcatacacaaacacccagCGTCACACCAGAGAGGCACCAAATTATTAGTACGATACATCAGGTCACATGCCTGCCATTTTCCCCCAGAGATAATGAAGCATAATGTAATAATTCACCCAGACATATTCAGAGCTCACGATGCTTATGTTGATGCATGATTCAAAATTAAATACAGTCATTATCTTTGAGTAATCCCAGACTGGCCCCTTCTTCATATCTTATGTTGATCAAATAAACTAATTCAGTGCTTTGGACATTCTGAGCATGGACTCAGATAACAGAAATATGACAAATGGGTTGGTCATCTTTAGCAGAGAGACAAAGTTAACATtggtatttatttatctatacaGTAAAGCTATTGTTAGAAAGTTATTATCATAAACTTCAACTATTCTAGTTCCAATCAGACTAGATCAAATGACCGTTTCCTTCAATGCTCAAGGTTCCTCATATTCATTCTGAGCTGGGAAAGTCCACCCCAACTTCCTGGAATAATCTTCAATCCTATAAAAATGAACTCTCTACCGTCCTATGGTCAATTCATACCTATGTCAATTTGTAActgttttaattactttttttctttcccctctaAAATATTATGTCTTTttactgtttatttgttttgatttgtttaCTATCTACATTTCACTACAACTATCGTgtactattttattttattttaaagcgATTGGAATTCCGTccatcattgaaaatgagggcggCTACCCTCAATGAATTTCTGAGAATTAAATATTAAAAAaggctgaatgaatgaataaatcacTCCGTATGAATTCAATAAGTGTCCCACTGGTAGTACTGGGGCTGATGCTGCAGAGCAGGCAGGGGTGTGTTACCAGTTTGCGCAGCTCCTGGATGCGTGCCGCCAGCAGGTCAACGCGGGGCTCCAGTTTGGCCTGCTCCTCCAGAGCCTCCTGCCTCTTCTCGGCCAGGTTCGTCCGCTTCAGCAGCAGGATGTCCGCCTGCTTCAGCTTCTGACGCAGCATCTCCGACACACGCTCCAcatacctgacacacacacacacacacttttctgtaTCCGGGATGTTTGTAATTATGATATACAAGAAGCTTTACTACGCCATTTAGAGGAAtcactgcacactgcacacactttTGACAACTTATTAGAGTATCAAATAGAGTCTGGTGTTACATGTACCAACTGAGTGAGATAATGGTATGACAACGTTTCACATGTTAATTATATATAAACAGCTCCAACTCTGAAACCCCTGGGCCTCGGTGTTGATtggatgtttttacagtgtgGACTTGCTATCTTCGTGTATGTAACAGCGATAGCCTAGTGTCCTGATTCATGTGTTCactttaggcctactaaatagGCTAATCAGGtggcattaaagcaacaccaaagaacttttcctttgtcgcacgcacactatttgtttatccagcttcggctttgcaaataacgatgtccacagacaaggtagaatatgttgcatgattttatgaaagtatgatgtattgcgacatgcaagtcaaatttgtagtttcttatgtctcattccatcgaactacagatccgctacccgatctggcaaacttacatagtgcatatagccgatagagggccacaaagcgaatgcagaagtgccgttcaccctgttacgagttgatgaaccactgaaacaattttgttataatattttattttataatataatattttaaggtacaaaaaaagtctttggtgttgctttaattctTACTTTCCTGGTGTCTCGCAGTTTTGTGGTAGGCTGTCAGTTAAACTTCTCATCTCCAATCATATTGGTTTTATTTATGGTTTGTGAGAAGTGGCACTGTCCTGAGCTGAAAAATATAGCCCTTCACGGCTTTATTATtgacttaaaggttgtatcaacGATAgcagggatacgtcacttctgttgatgttcaaacaaaacagagagctagctcgctactccctccccagtgcaattaaaactctcctaagcGCGCATCTAGTCGGTTATTGGTTTctcacactttattttgcctctgagtgggttgccaacccttgttggtagcaattgttcttgtgtacagatctcggagcctaggccgcctacagagacgcgtttttttgacggcctgcttatggggcagacagctagcggatcgttaggaaagattagatgaatgtgatcatttatgtttgggccttttttgggcctgaaatcgctgaaatcgcgtttgtgtgtgagtgcgtgttgGCTGCTGTTAATTTCCTAAAGTGCTGAAATGCATACATTTTTGGACTACTTTTTTAAAACTCGTACAGGAACAATTCATATATGAGGTTTATTTTGGGCGTGGGTGTTGGGCATTGAATTGTTTGAGCACCCACTGATGGAAACATAAATTGGTGCCTAAGGATACAGCACATTATAATACATAAATTAAACTAACAATTTAAAAATGTGCTCTGCTGTTTTCCTGCTCTGTGATCAAAGTCGACGGCGAGCCTGTGGGATgtggatgtgatgtgatgtaggTGAGGCATACCGCGGCGAGGCCTGGATCATGAAGAGGTGCTGCATGCGCAGCGAGGTCAGGCGCTCCACCAGAGAGCGCACCTCGGCCAGCATGGCCGCCACGCGCAACGCTGTCTGCGCCTGGATGACCGAGGGCGCTAGCTGGAACTGGCTCATGGAAACCACGTCGCCCTCCACACTCATCTCGCTCAGACGCTGGACCAGGAACAACTCCACCTACACAGACAGCACACGGCAGAACGTGCACGTGGATCAATGCAGACGCTTGTTtacattgtgtatgtgtgagcacaAGTTCATGTTCTTACATATAAGTGAATATGAAATTGGACCCATGTGGGGAATGTCCAAATACCCATACAAATACCAATGCTCCTTAGGACACAGAGAATCTACACGCAAAAAATCAGCACCAAAAACACAGACTACACTCAAAAATTACACACACAAGGTTTGGACAGTGTTCAGTTGATGAAAATGTAACGATCTGATCACTGGACCCAATATAAAATCTTCCATTCATCATAACAGATATGGAAACTGGGCACAGGGCAGGCAGTATGTGTGGACAGAATTAGGTGGTGGGAGAGGGTTGGTCTTCTGGAGCTCCTGTATGTAATGCGTTTATCCATGGCTAcatttcatgtcaataagacctTTGAAATTTGAACTCTTCAACTGACTGAAAATCAATGTGGCAAAATCAGATATCATATTGCAGGATGATTTTGGAAGCCCCTGTATAAACTGCAGTTTGTCTTATCCCTTTACAAAACACAATGCTTCAGCAGTGTTATGCAGCAACTTTGGTTGGTTTAGAATGACCTTGTGGACACTTTGTGATGAAAATAAATTTGaatacacaatacaatacacacTACCGTAGCTGGCCAAGAATGTGTTTTTGGCCCAGTGTGAATCCTGTCCATGTCTGTGAACAGCAGTGCACAAAAAAACCCCAAGTAGACATTCCGTACCTCCTTCAGCTCATCAATGAACtggctgcgtgtgtgtggggtttcTAGAAGAGTCAACGCATCTTCACCCCTCGCCACGCCCTCTGGACCtgggaataacacacacacacacacacacacacacatataaataaaacatataaCAATGGATCAGAGAGACAAAGTCCTCTCCAGTAAGATATGACAGCCACCTCTGACCATTTGTGTaattttaaacacaaacacaaattcagTTGGAATActcttttatttaaaaaaaaaaaacttatcaCGCAAAATCAACCTTTTAACTAAAGTGACTAAAATACTGCTCCAAATAAAGGTCTCCAGTCAGTCTTCAGACTTTAGTTATATGCAAGTGACAGGAGAAGCAAAACAATGACACCATGTGGACTTAATAGGAAGCACTAGTTGAGTTACTTCACAATGAAAGTGAATTGAAAGTAAAGCGAAAATGAAATTAAACTTTAATGACATGAAAAGAAAATTAAACATGCAAAGCTATTACTGCTCAAATCGTCATAACTAAATGATGATGTCAAAATCCATCAGCACTCACAGTCTGTTCCTGCGTCGACAACTTCAATCTCTACAGGGACAGCGGCACTCTCTCCCCAGTCAATCCCATCCGCACCAGATTCCTAGCGGGAAGAGGACAAAATTAAACCTGTGGAAAATAATTCAGAGGTGACAACAATGTGCCTAATTTACTCCAGATTTTGACGGGATTGAGTTACAAAGGTGTAAGACAATCATACTCTTTCACTTCAATATGTAACCATACCATGCAGATCAGTAATGAAATGACCTGAACTAAATATTTCTCTGATTCATTTCTTAATATTTCTACTTAATACGTTGACTGAATCCCCAAATGTTATAGTCTACCTCTGAGACTGACACAGCCCATACTGGGTGTAGAGTTAGCCAGGGACCGGGAGAGGGGGTCACTTCAGCGTGTTCTCTTACCTCTACCCCAGGATCCAGACTGATGCCCCAGTCCACTCCGTCCTCCACAGTGATCCCAAAGTTCACATCGGCCGAGTCTGTTCCTGCACCTAGGTCACCCCAATCAATCTGAGGCAAGACAATGGATTATGTaaacaacatatatacattcacattcactctctctctctctctctctctctctcacacactcacacacacacacacacacacacacaaacacaagtatgtTTGTATTTTCACAATTCAATTGTTCATAGTCCTGATTTGTCCTGTCAAGAAAATGTGAAATGTCAAAAGGCAATCAATTTTTGGAGGTCAACACAAAAGCTCACCACTTCCTCTGTGACTGTGTCCGGCGGAGCCTCCTCCACCACAGGCCTCTCGATGACTGTTGGCTCCTTCCCCGTCCTCCACTCGTACACTGTCGTGTTGCCCTTCTGCTGAATAAACTGTAGCATGGGCAGAACTGGCTCCTGCCTGTGACagcacagaatcacacacacacacacacacacacacacagagagagagatagacagacagacagacagacagggagtgAGTTGTAAGTTCCTTGAAAGATTATGAAAACAAACTCGAAAgatgataaaaacaaacaagcacaaatCATTACTTCACCATCACAAACGTCTTTCTTCAAGCTGGTGACTTTTAACTACTTGCAACATGGTAAAGATGGACCCAAGCGTGCCTTTATCTCAGTGCTGGGACTCACCAGTCCGAGACAAACTGTGCGAAGGCCGTGTACAGCTGGATGAGCTCGCCCAGACAGGCGGCGTCCTTCCCAATTTCCCCCAGAGTGGTGGGCAGGTCCGTCACCAGAGACTGGAGCTCCCTGGCCACATTATCCCCCTGAATGACCAATATACACAGACACCAGAACAGGACATAGAGCCCATCTTTGAGTTTtgtgtgggagggtgtgtgtgtgtgtgtgtgtgtgtgtgtgtgtgtgtgtgtgtgtgtgtgtggttgttgttgttgttgttgttgttaagtcCTCTGAGTATGGATACCAAAtctgttttgttattatttcCATGATCGTACATTAGAAATAAGAAATATGACCCAAATCCCTTGCATATGAATAAACAAATCACTTGCAGTAGAAGTGTAAACACAACAAACCAAACCCCCATTGCCATAATACCTCTACATTTGCAACCTTCAAATAAGTGGTTTGGGGATGTGCAtgttgtccagtgtgtcctCACCGTGATGCCGTACTGCTTGCAGGCAGCATAGTACTGCTCCCTCATGACGGCGGCTGAGTTCTGGCACTCCACCTCGCGGCGGCTCAGCTCCTGCTGGAGCTGCTGGGCTTTGGTCACCTGCTTCCTCAGGGCAGGGCCCTCATAGCTCACACTACGCACCATCAGGCTAGCCACTTCCGctaacacacacagtgcagacaAGGAGAGACACTAGTCAAGGTGTACGGTGATGGACATCAATTAAAACTCATGAACAGGAATCTACATTCCACACACCTCTAGAatacatgtagatttttcacaTTTGTTGCCAGGCAACTAGTGCTATGTGATTATATCTGTAGAAATGTTTATCCAAGTAAGCTTACCCAAGTAAGCATTGTCTTTTTCATACAAGGACACAATTTCTTGCCAGTCCTGGTAAAGAAATTACAAACACGTGGAACACATGAGACAAAAGAGCAATGCTGAACGCCCCACAAGGACACGTGGCTCTGGTACATCTGTACTCACCTTCATCCTCTGAGATGAATATCTGCCAAAAATGTTCTTGGAGGATGCCTCGGTTCCTTTCAGAATTTCCACTATCCTTAGGCAGTTAAAGTAATGGATGTCTGTAATAACATAACACATTGAAGTTCAGTGTGGGTTGTGAGGTTTACTCCTTTTACTTGATTCACTCCATCAGCATCCATTTATCACAAATGGAGGACCACTTACGGGATCCCGACAGAAGCTGTTTAATCTCCTCATTCTCTGGCATATCTTGAATGGCTGCGTTGATCTTCTCTCGGATCTCTAACATGGCACTTTGCCATTTCAATGTGCAGTGTCTCCGGTCAACCAACCAGTCTGCAAAAACCAAGGATGAAGCAACAGTTACAAGGAGTACCATATGGAGAACTTGGCAAGTAGCTTATGCCTCAACTGTGCATATTAGCCAGACAGATGTtggctacactgcaaaaaccgACCAACCAAATATATTAAAACCCCCAACACGTACATTAATTATGCCATCTATTGTAACTTCTGACATGACAGTAGAATGACCGTAGGTATTTGGACATACCCAGAAGTTTACTGTTTTGGATGTCGATAGGCAGATTctgtatatttttctgaaaaacaaaacacacagaacactgtTATTACacagtaaataaaaaaacataataataataataataataataaaaaaaaaacaataataaaaaaacataaaaaaagttgCAGTTAAGAAGTCTATTCATTTGTGATGCAGTGCATGCTCAACTCCTCTCATTAGTCTGCAACATTCACCTCATTCATTCAACCGCGGCATTACATTATGTTCATTCCAGCTATTAGTCCAATGAtgttcaatgtgctttacaatTACAACGATCAAACGAAaacgaagtagcctactctaaGTTCTGCAATTTCTCCAGACACTGCCTTGCAGTCAGCTGTCAAATGCATGGTCTTCAACagttagctaatgttagcttgcAAAGAAGATATTATTGCCTCGCTAGCTACTTAAACAAGTTTTTAAAAATAGGCAGATAGTTTTCCCGTACACCCACCTCCATTGTGTCTTCAATGGCATAAAATTATTTATAATTCAAAACAACAGCGTGGCAACATTTCCAATTTTAACCACGTTAGCCTCAGTGGTTACAGTACGCCTCCATGCTAAACTGTGATGTTTACAGAGAACTGCCACGTCAAATTAGTGTAAACCTATCAGAGCACGAGGTTAGCAGAAGTGAAAGGAACCAATTGAAAAACGTTTTACTGCAGCAAATAATTCTCCTTTCCCTGTGATTTTCACACATGCCAGCAGATGGCATTCCTGCCTAGAGAAACAAACTTCTGTTGTGTTGTCCTGTACGTCTATCTGTGCAGAGAAGCAGCAACCAGGTGCAACATCATTACATAGAAAAGAAACCTATTTTAAGGTGAATTCATTCTATAAACCTTATGATCTTCCACAAGAACAATTTCTATGAGGGTAGCTTTTTCTGTGTTAATAATTTCTTACTCCTCTTTTCAAAGAGCTCTCATCACAGCTCCTTCTATAGAGGCTATATGTTTGTTCAAGAGACAT from Alosa sapidissima isolate fAloSap1 chromosome 24, fAloSap1.pri, whole genome shotgun sequence encodes:
- the cdk5rap3 gene encoding CDK5 regulatory subunit-associated protein 3, coding for MEKNIQNLPIDIQNSKLLDWLVDRRHCTLKWQSAMLEIREKINAAIQDMPENEEIKQLLSGSHIHYFNCLRIVEILKGTEASSKNIFGRYSSQRMKDWQEIVSLYEKDNAYLAEVASLMVRSVSYEGPALRKQVTKAQQLQQELSRREVECQNSAAVMREQYYAACKQYGITGDNVARELQSLVTDLPTTLGEIGKDAACLGELIQLYTAFAQFVSDWQEPVLPMLQFIQQKGNTTVYEWRTGKEPTVIERPVVEEAPPDTVTEEVIDWGDLGAGTDSADVNFGITVEDGVDWGISLDPGVEESGADGIDWGESAAVPVEIEVVDAGTDCPEGVARGEDALTLLETPHTRSQFIDELKEVELFLVQRLSEMSVEGDVVSMSQFQLAPSVIQAQTALRVAAMLAEVRSLVERLTSLRMQHLFMIQASPRYVERVSEMLRQKLKQADILLLKRTNLAEKRQEALEEQAKLEPRVDLLAARIQELRKLIEADISKRYNNRPVNLMGVNI